The Gammaproteobacteria bacterium region TTATTCCATGCCCTGGCTCCAACTTACCATTGATATTGACCCCGCCCATGCCCCTGAGGTGGAATCCCTACTAGAGGACGCGGGGGCGCTCGCCGTCTCGCTGGCCGATGCCGCTGATGACCCTCTCTACGAACCGCCACTCGGGACATCGCCTTTGTGGTCCCACACACGAATCATCGGACTGTTCGAAACCTCAGCGGCCCCAGCAGTAATAGTCGCTCAGGTCGCGCAGGAATTGGGTCAGGAACCCGTCTGGCAGGTGCAGTGGGTCGCAGACCAAGACTGGGAACGGGCTTGGTTGGAAGATTTTCATCCCTTGTCTTGCGGTACACGGCTGTGGGTCTGTCCTAGTGGATGGCCGGTACCACATCCTGACGCGGTTATCCTGTGGTTAGACCCTGGACTGGCCTTCGGTACCGGCACCCATCCCACCACTGCCTTGTGTCTGGAATGGCTCGACGCATCACTCCAGAGCGGCGCTACGGTCGTGGATTACGGTTGTGGTTCGGGGATTCTCGGGCTTGCGGCGCTACGCCTCGGGGCGGCGCGAGCCTGGGCGGTAGATAATGACCCTCAAGCATTATTAGCCACCATCGACAATGCCGCCAAAAACGACATTACCATTCAAACAACGCTCTCCCTAGCGATTACTCCGATACCAGAAATCAGCATTGCCTTTCCCTTGAAAGAATCGGATGCGCTCCTTTGGGTAGGTCCCCCCGAACATCTACCACAGGTTAAGGCCGATCTACTGCTTGCCAATATTCTCGCCCGTCCCCTCATCGAGTTAGCCCCGCGTCTGGAAACTTTGGTGCGACCGGGTGGGAATATCGTTCTATCGGGAATTCTGGCAGACCAAGAGCAATCGATAATTGCGGCCTACCAACCTTGGTTTGATTTCCACCCTACCATTATACGCGAGGGTTGGATATGTCTTACAGGGATCCATCGTTAAGTAATAGGTGTAAAGGCGACCACAATCAAATAGCTTGAGGGATTTGTCAGCGGGGTTTTGTATTGCGGATCGCGGGGTCAGTTAAGGGCATGGGGGTAACTATTCCAAAGGGTGGAGCAG contains the following coding sequences:
- the prmA gene encoding Ribosomal protein L11 methyltransferase; its protein translation is MPWLQLTIDIDPAHAPEVESLLEDAGALAVSLADAADDPLYEPPLGTSPLWSHTRIIGLFETSAAPAVIVAQVAQELGQEPVWQVQWVADQDWERAWLEDFHPLSCGTRLWVCPSGWPVPHPDAVILWLDPGLAFGTGTHPTTALCLEWLDASLQSGATVVDYGCGSGILGLAALRLGAARAWAVDNDPQALLATIDNAAKNDITIQTTLSLAITPIPEISIAFPLKESDALLWVGPPEHLPQVKADLLLANILARPLIELAPRLETLVRPGGNIVLSGILADQEQSIIAAYQPWFDFHPTIIREGWICLTGIHR